The following are encoded in a window of Staphylospora marina genomic DNA:
- a CDS encoding CtsR family transcriptional regulator, with protein MSGNISDIIERYINRILNESETGVVEIKRSELADLFRCVPSQINYVISTRFTIEKGYRVESKRGGGGYIRIRKVRLKDNRETFEELLEMIGDSIPQMTAEHVIVRLLDEKRMTPREALLMRRIISRETLSLPIPLRDQVRAKLMRILICTLFDAKGE; from the coding sequence ATGAGCGGCAACATCTCGGACATCATCGAACGATACATCAACCGAATCCTGAATGAAAGCGAAACCGGTGTCGTGGAGATCAAGCGGAGCGAACTGGCCGATCTGTTCCGGTGTGTCCCGTCCCAGATCAATTATGTGATCAGCACCCGATTCACGATTGAGAAAGGCTACCGGGTGGAAAGTAAAAGAGGAGGAGGCGGGTACATCCGGATTCGCAAGGTTCGCTTGAAAGACAATCGGGAGACGTTCGAGGAACTGCTGGAAATGATCGGTGATTCGATTCCGCAGATGACGGCGGAACATGTCATCGTTCGCCTGCTGGATGAAAAACGGATGACTCCGCGCGAAGCGTTGTTGATGCGAAGGATCATTTCGCGCGAGACGCTATCACTCCCGATCCCTCTTCGTGACCAGGTAAGGGCCAAATTGATGCGCATTTTGATCTGCACACTATTTGACGCCAAAGGAGAGTGA
- a CDS encoding UvrB/UvrC motif-containing protein, with protein sequence MLCPECGKRPATLHYTKIVNGIKTELHLCEFCAQEKGLDYMPGFESGGFSFHQLLSGLLNLDPPSGPKGRAVRDGQGSFRCTTCGLTYNQFSKVGRFGCADCYKAFRDRLEPLLRRIHGHSTHRGKIPSRNLGEIKIRRQLEKLKHELALRIQAEEFEEAARLRDRIRELQQRLKQ encoded by the coding sequence ATGCTCTGTCCTGAATGCGGGAAACGGCCGGCAACGCTTCACTATACGAAAATTGTGAACGGAATCAAGACCGAATTGCATCTGTGTGAGTTTTGTGCCCAGGAAAAAGGGCTGGATTACATGCCGGGCTTTGAAAGCGGCGGATTTTCCTTCCACCAGCTTCTGTCCGGTCTTCTGAACTTGGATCCTCCGTCCGGACCCAAAGGGAGAGCGGTGCGGGACGGACAAGGAAGTTTTCGCTGCACCACGTGCGGGCTGACCTACAACCAGTTCAGCAAAGTGGGTCGCTTCGGATGTGCCGATTGTTACAAAGCTTTCCGGGACCGTCTCGAACCCTTGCTTCGGAGAATCCACGGGCATTCCACTCACCGCGGAAAAATTCCTTCCCGCAATCTCGGTGAGATCAAAATCCGTCGTCAGTTGGAAAAACTGAAACATGAACTGGCGCTTCGCATCCAGGCGGAAGAATTCGAAGAAGCCGCCCGTCTCAGAGACCGGATCCGGGAACTGCAGCAGCGACTGAAACAATGA
- a CDS encoding protein arginine kinase: MSLEHFMRKAISEWMRVKGPQSDIVFSSRVRIARNLRGLPFPMLATASQAEEVARRVEEAVRNAANRHPLLQDAVFVKMNDLTDLERRVLVEKHLISPMLAEESRHGAVILSRDESVSIMINEEDHIRIQVLYPGLQPEKAWEAASSIDDWLEQYLPFAFDEDTGYLTSCPTNVGTGIRSSVMVHLPALAMTQQLGRLFPAITQVGLAVRGIYGEGSEALGQLYQVSNQVTLGQSEEEIIDNLQGVVRQMIEHEQAARRKLLELSRVQLDDRVHRSYGILAHSRIIDSKEAMMRLSDVRLGIDLGLIRGVSANVMNELMVMTQPGFLQQYAGQRLSAEQRDVRRAKLIRERLELERQSS; encoded by the coding sequence ATGTCTCTCGAACATTTCATGAGAAAAGCGATCAGTGAATGGATGCGGGTCAAAGGTCCGCAATCGGATATCGTGTTCAGCAGTCGCGTTCGCATCGCCCGCAACCTTCGCGGATTGCCGTTTCCGATGCTGGCGACGGCTTCCCAGGCGGAAGAAGTGGCCAGACGGGTGGAAGAAGCGGTGCGAAACGCCGCAAACAGGCATCCGCTTCTTCAGGATGCCGTCTTTGTCAAAATGAACGATTTGACCGACCTCGAGCGACGGGTCCTGGTGGAAAAGCATCTGATCAGCCCGATGCTGGCCGAAGAATCCCGCCACGGAGCGGTGATTCTCAGCCGGGATGAATCGGTGAGCATCATGATCAACGAAGAGGACCACATCCGGATTCAGGTGCTGTACCCGGGACTGCAGCCGGAAAAAGCATGGGAGGCGGCAAGCAGCATTGATGATTGGCTGGAGCAATATCTGCCGTTCGCCTTTGACGAGGATACCGGCTATTTGACCAGCTGTCCGACCAATGTCGGCACCGGCATCCGATCGTCGGTCATGGTTCATTTGCCGGCTCTGGCCATGACTCAGCAACTTGGAAGGCTCTTTCCGGCCATTACCCAGGTGGGGCTCGCCGTGCGGGGCATTTACGGCGAAGGCAGCGAAGCCCTCGGACAGCTGTACCAGGTTTCCAATCAGGTGACCCTGGGACAGTCGGAAGAAGAGATCATTGACAACTTGCAAGGCGTCGTCCGCCAGATGATCGAACATGAGCAGGCGGCCAGACGCAAACTGCTGGAGTTGTCCCGCGTCCAGTTGGACGACCGGGTGCACCGTTCCTACGGGATCCTTGCCCATTCGCGAATCATCGATTCCAAAGAAGCAATGATGCGTTTGTCCGACGTGCGTCTTGGCATCGACCTGGGGCTCATTCGCGGGGTTTCCGCCAACGTGATGAATGAACTCATGGTCATGACCCAACCCGGATTTTTGCAACAGTACGCCGGACAGCGGCTGAGCGCCGAGCAAAGGGACGTTCGACGGGCCAAGCTGATCCGGGAACGCTTGGAGCTCGAACGGCAATCATCGTGA
- a CDS encoding ATP-dependent Clp protease ATP-binding subunit, whose protein sequence is MMFGRFTERAQKVLALAQEEAVRLGHGNIGTEHILLGLVREGEGIAAKALIALGLGMEKIQKEVESMIGRGQGQPVNIAYTPRAKKVIELSMDEARKLGHTYVGTEHILLGLIREGEGVAARVLSNLGISLNKARQQVLQLLGSSEALSSHHGPHPHVNTPTLDSLARDLTAAARDGNLDPVIGRGKEIERVIQVLSRRTKNNPVLIGEPGVGKTAVAEGLAQRIVDGEVPETLRGKRVMTLDMGTVVAGTKYRGEFEDRLKKIMDEIRQAGNIILFIDELHTLIGAGGAEGAIDASNILKPALARGELQCIGATTLDEYRKYIEKDAALERRFQPILVEEPTIEEAILILQGLRDRYEAHHRVKITDEAIDQAVKLSDRYITDRYLPDKAIDLIDEAASKVRLKSYMVPPDLKELENKLEEVKKEKDAAVQSQEFEKAASLRDSEQKLREEIEIMRNHWKRDQGKTDSAVTADDIADVVSSWTGIPVKKLAQEESERLLNMESILHSRVIGQEEAVKSVSRAIRRARAGLKDPKRPIGSFIFLGPTGVGKTELARALAEAMFGDEDAMIRIDMSEYMEKHATSRLIGSPPGYVGYDEGGQLTEKVRRKPYSVILFDEIEKAHPEVFNVLLQVLEDGRLTDGKGRTVDFRNSIIIMTSNVGASTIRKNARMGFAVGDTAQEDYEHMKQNVMEELKKTFRPEFLNRIDDVIVFHPLKEEHLREIVSLMVEELRKRLKEQDIDFRLTDEAKAHLAKEGFDPTFGARPLRRAIQKHIEDRLSEELLRGNIQQGDSVVIGVRDGVLTVEKEQNIPSSEARS, encoded by the coding sequence ATGATGTTCGGCCGATTTACGGAACGTGCGCAAAAAGTGCTGGCTCTTGCCCAGGAGGAAGCCGTGCGACTCGGCCACGGAAACATCGGTACGGAACACATTTTGCTTGGGCTCGTTCGCGAAGGCGAGGGGATTGCCGCCAAAGCGCTGATCGCTCTGGGTCTCGGGATGGAGAAGATCCAGAAGGAAGTCGAATCCATGATCGGGCGGGGGCAGGGGCAACCGGTCAACATCGCCTACACCCCGCGGGCCAAAAAAGTGATCGAACTCTCCATGGACGAAGCCCGCAAACTGGGGCATACCTACGTGGGCACCGAACACATTCTGCTGGGACTCATCCGCGAAGGGGAAGGAGTGGCCGCCCGCGTGCTGAGCAACCTGGGGATCAGCCTCAACAAAGCCCGTCAACAGGTGCTTCAGCTTCTCGGCAGCAGCGAGGCCCTTTCTTCCCATCACGGACCTCATCCTCATGTGAACACGCCCACGCTGGACAGCCTGGCCAGGGATCTCACCGCGGCCGCCCGTGACGGCAACCTGGATCCGGTGATCGGCCGCGGCAAAGAGATCGAGCGCGTGATTCAGGTGCTTTCCCGTCGGACGAAGAACAATCCCGTGTTGATCGGGGAGCCGGGGGTCGGAAAAACCGCCGTGGCGGAAGGGCTGGCCCAGCGCATCGTGGACGGCGAAGTGCCGGAAACCCTTCGCGGAAAACGGGTCATGACGCTCGACATGGGCACGGTGGTGGCAGGCACCAAATACCGCGGCGAGTTTGAAGACCGGCTGAAAAAAATCATGGATGAAATCCGCCAGGCCGGGAACATCATCCTGTTCATCGACGAGCTGCACACGTTGATCGGTGCCGGCGGAGCGGAAGGAGCGATCGATGCGTCCAACATTCTCAAACCGGCGCTGGCCAGGGGAGAATTGCAGTGCATCGGCGCCACCACGCTCGATGAATACCGGAAATACATCGAGAAAGACGCCGCTTTGGAACGGCGTTTCCAACCGATTCTCGTCGAAGAGCCCACCATCGAGGAAGCGATTCTCATTCTCCAAGGGCTCAGGGACCGGTACGAAGCGCATCACCGCGTGAAAATCACCGATGAAGCCATCGATCAGGCCGTGAAACTGTCCGACCGCTACATCACCGACCGGTATCTGCCGGACAAGGCGATCGACCTGATCGACGAGGCGGCCTCCAAGGTGCGGCTCAAGTCGTACATGGTTCCGCCGGACCTGAAAGAGCTGGAGAACAAGCTGGAAGAAGTGAAAAAGGAAAAAGATGCGGCCGTGCAGAGCCAGGAATTCGAGAAAGCCGCTTCCCTGCGCGACAGCGAGCAAAAGCTTCGCGAAGAAATCGAGATCATGCGCAACCACTGGAAGCGTGATCAGGGCAAAACCGATTCCGCCGTCACCGCCGACGACATCGCCGACGTGGTATCCAGCTGGACGGGCATTCCGGTGAAAAAGCTGGCTCAGGAAGAATCCGAGCGGCTTCTGAACATGGAAAGCATCCTTCACAGCCGGGTCATCGGTCAGGAAGAAGCCGTCAAATCCGTCTCCCGGGCCATCCGCCGTGCGCGGGCCGGCCTGAAGGATCCGAAACGCCCCATCGGCTCGTTCATCTTCCTGGGACCCACCGGCGTCGGAAAGACGGAGCTGGCACGGGCCCTGGCCGAAGCGATGTTCGGCGACGAGGATGCCATGATCCGCATCGACATGTCGGAATACATGGAGAAGCACGCCACCAGCCGGCTCATCGGTTCCCCGCCGGGATACGTCGGGTACGACGAAGGCGGTCAGCTGACCGAAAAGGTGCGTCGCAAACCGTACTCGGTCATCCTGTTTGACGAGATCGAAAAAGCGCACCCCGAGGTGTTCAACGTCCTGCTTCAGGTGTTGGAAGACGGTCGCCTGACGGACGGCAAGGGACGCACGGTGGATTTCCGCAACTCCATCATCATCATGACGTCCAACGTGGGAGCCTCCACCATCCGCAAAAACGCCCGCATGGGCTTTGCGGTCGGGGACACTGCCCAGGAAGATTACGAACACATGAAGCAGAACGTGATGGAGGAACTGAAAAAGACCTTCCGTCCGGAGTTCCTGAACCGGATCGACGACGTGATCGTGTTCCATCCGCTCAAGGAAGAGCATCTGAGGGAAATCGTGTCGCTCATGGTCGAGGAGCTCAGAAAACGCCTCAAAGAACAGGACATCGATTTCCGCCTCACCGACGAAGCGAAGGCTCACCTGGCCAAGGAAGGATTCGATCCGACGTTCGGAGCCCGTCCGCTGCGCCGGGCCATTCAGAAGCACATCGAAGACCGCCTGTCCGAAGAGCTTCTCCGCGGCAACATCCAACAGGGGGATTCGGTGGTCATCGGAGTCCGGGACGGAGTGCTCACGGTGGAAAAAGA